In Oscarella lobularis chromosome 5, ooOscLobu1.1, whole genome shotgun sequence, the genomic window GCTCCCAACTTTTCCGAGGGTCGTCGGCAAGACGTCATATCGGCAATTGGCGACGCGATGAGCGCCCAGGCGTCGctcatcgacgtcaacgtgaaCGAGGAGGCGAACCGGACGGCGTACACGATCGTCGGCGCGCCGGACGCCGTTATCGAGGCTCTCATGGCCGGCGCTAAAGTCGCTAAACAGAAAATCGACATGGAAACGCACACAGGTACAGGGAAAAATTCGAGCACAGGGAGGGAGGGCGTGGTCGGATGTTTACTTCACCAATCAAAGGCACGCATCCTCGTATGGGCGCGCTCGACGTTTGCCCGTTCAAGCCGATCAAGGGAATGTCGCCCGAAGGTCTCGTTCTGTGTTCGAGGCACTTCGGACGGCGTTTGGGCGACGAAATGGGCGTTCCCGTTTACATGTACGAAATGTCGGCTACGCACGACTATCGCAAGACGCTCGCTCAAATTCGCGAAGGCCAATACGAGGGTCTAGCcgaaaaggcgagaaaacgatcagagaaaaaatgaattatAAAAATTTGGCTAAATTTAGATTGTGAAACCGGAATGGAAACCCGATTATGGTCCGGCTTGCTTTGTTCCGTCGTGGGGCGCGACGGTTGCCGGAGCCCGTCCCTATTCCGTTAATTTCAACGTCAATTTGCTTGCAACAAAAGAGCAGGCCAATCGAATTGCTTTGAATATTCGAGAAGAGGGCAGATCTTCTACGCAGGtgtaattgattaattgattaattatttaattagttgattgattttttgatttctttagCCAGGTAGATTGAAGGCTGTTAAGGCTCAAGGACGCTTTCACGAGGAGCAACGACTCGTGCAAGTTGCTGTGACGATTGTCGATACTTCTATAACATCTATACATGAAGTTTATGAGGAATGCTTGAAAGACGCTAAGGTGGGGGAGTTAAGACATAGATGTACTTTTGTTGTCGTTAGATGCGTTTTAGGATTTACGCGTGGCTGTTGTTGGCTCTCATCTTGAAGGCATTGTTCCCCTCGGCATTCTCATCTCTGCAGCTGACTATTACATCAAGAAGGACGACCTGTTTATCTCTGACGAGGAGCAAAAAGTCAAACTGGTAAGAAATGAAATGCCACGCTAAACCAATGATGTATCTATGATATTAGGCTATAGAGAGATTAGGGTTGGACTCGTTGCACAAATTTGATCCGAAGACTCGAATTCTTGagtgattttatttttttgcagcgtTATCCCTACGCtatctcgttttcgttttagaAATATTGTTGGACAGGGATCATGTGGACCAATTTTGTCAATGCAAGTTCGAAAGTTTGTGGAGAGTGTGGGCGGCAGGACGTACACTCCCGGCGGCTTGACAGTCGCGGCAACGACCGCAGCCTTGGTATATttagaacgaaaaaaatcgtctcctTTGAGTTCATCTTGCATTCGATGCTCAGGGAGCAGCCTTGGGCAGTATGAGCGGATGGATGACATTCggtttgaagaaattccagTCAGTTGAGACGAACATGAGACAGCTCATTCCACCACTGGTTCGAAGTACAGAAGAGCTGCTGAATCTAATGGATGCGTCTTATCAAGAAACAGTAAGTAAAATTATTAGGCAGGAAGCTCAATACGTCATTCGCTGTCACGCaggcgtcgacggcaaccAGTGTTTCAGGGCAAGTAGCTAGATGACCAATAAAGGCAGCGAGAATGTTTCATGTTCGGTTTCTCTCTAGGGTTGACAGTAGCGAGATTCAGGTTCCACTGCAAATCTTGAAATCGATAAACAAGTGCTGGACATCGTTCTTGGATATGGCCAAATACGCCAGCATAGCATGCAAACCTGACATGCAGGTAACGAAAAGAGGAAATAGTGTTAAAAGAGAAACCAGATGCACTTTAGATTGGAGCTAAAAGTCTCGAGACTGGCGCGTGGGCGGCAATGCAGATGCTTCGAGCGTCAACGCAGGACTTGGTGAACGTGGAACAACGCAGCAAAGCAAGCAAATAAGTTTTCCTCGTTCTTTTTAAATTAATCAGTTTACTTAACACAGATCACGTCTGAAGCGAGAGGAGAGTTGCAACATTGCCAAGACATGTGCAGGGAAGTGCTTAAAATTTTGGACGAAAGAGTCTGATTTTTTGACCTACTGTACTTTTTTTAAAACCTTATCTCATTTTCAAGATTGATCGTAGTAACAGTATTCTTCTCTGTTGCTATAAAAGGCGAGTTCGTCCTCTTCACAATCTTCATTGTCTTCGTCTGAGAAACGCTCGGTGAGACCaagttctcttttcgtttgtttCTTCCTAAAATACGGTTCTCTTCTCAGACTGTCTACTGTCATAGAAGACTTACCATATCTCATATGTCTTATGTTTTGAGTCAGCTTGAAAGCGCTCCTCTTCATCGACGTCTGACTCGCCTAGCGTACTGGTGACCAAGGCTGTCGTAAGTTTCTACTACTCactgttctcttcttcaggaTAGTCATTTCGCCAATTTGATTCATCTAAGGGAGGAAAGGTTgacctcttttctttccgtGAAGTGCTACACTTACCGTTGGAATCGTCCTCGTCATCTACTGCATTCTGAGACTCTTCATCGTCAGAATACAGACATTCTAGGCCGTCTAACGTTTCAATTCGAACGCTAACGACAGAGAGAGAGTGTGAGTGAAAAAATCCAAACAACTAACACTGCTCTCACTCTCTATCTAAATGAATTACAGCATCATCCACCACAGGATAGTAGAGGTCATAAACAAAAGAGGAATCGTCTTGATCTCCTTCATTCATAGTCAAAAATCCAGTAGCACACCAATGGGATTTGATGCTCACCAATACAACAGGCAACGTTCAGTTTCTCTCGTATCATTGCCACGCTATTGCAGAGAAGCGCGTCTGGATCCAACGCTTCAAGCACCTCACTTCTACgggtttcttttctttacagTGTGCACCTTTGTGgtcaagagaaaaagatatgaaccgtcatcattcgtactttttgtctttctttggatcctcttcctcttctattATGTCGTACAGCTGAAATAGTCGCTTGGCTTCGCTCTCCAAATCAGATGCATCGGAGGGGTCGTCTCTGTCTCAGATCAAGATTTTCGTCAAGTTCATTAGATGCATGACATTCTCACTCCACATCTCGTTGTCTTGATACGATTTTATACCTCTTTAGGGACGCCgacgccttaattaaatagacAATGCCAGCTTCTGCaaaactcaaaaaaaaaagaattttgcCTGCTTCTCAGCTCTCTTTtctattcttttcttctttattcCAGACGTTTGCGGCAACTTCAATTGAGACCTAAGCTGTTGACTTCGGCGTTCCTGCGAAAAAATGTCACCTGCCAATCAGACGGATTGAATTTCTGTACGGGAACTCACGACAAACGTGTTCGCTGCTTCTTCGCTGCCTTCCTCTAACGTCgcaacgaagcgaaagattGCCTGATCTGATTTACGAACAATATCGACTAAAATCGTCGCTCTAGAGTAAGTATCGACCGCTCttatcggcgtcgtcgcgtcgtcgcttggcGCTGATTACTGCGATAGGCGAGGAATACCAGAAAAAGCAACGAGATTCCTTCTCGACTCACAGAACGCTTCAGCAGGATCTTCCCATCGACGTCTCTTCACTCGAAGCAAAGGTTTGAAGTCGCCCATTCGTTTTCTAGCGCACGCACGAAAGCCGGAAGTAGGCAGAATTCACACAAAACATTCAAATTGAAATCCAGTCACAAAAGAAGGCACGAGAGTACAGTAAATAGGAGTCACGATTTTTCAGAGTCGTGTCCGATTCAATACTTGTACGATTCTGCTCCACCTCGGCCAAATCCTCCCGGTCCAAACAGTGAACTGTAGCAGGGATTAGAACAATAGGGCTTGCCTTCTCGCTATTTAAAAGAGATAGAAGGTCCTGCGCCCAAAAAAAGGGGAATGTTTTCACCTCGGCGTGGCTTCCGGGCGTGAGCGTTTTCTTGCACTTTCCGCAACGAAGGCAACCGCGATGCCAATCCTTGCCGAGAGACGTCACTCGCTCGGCTAAAAGAACAAGAACGAAGGCGCACTGTCAAACGATGAAACTAGAGAGGTAAGACGAGGAACAACGCCTCTTTTTCGAAACTCGAGGCAGCGCGTAGGAGAGAGGCTAGCGTCGCACCGAAATAGACGGCCTTGTTGCAGCTCGGACAGTTCGGCATCAGGATCTATCGGGATCACAAAGCACaaacgcttcgaaacgaccaggaaacgacgatgaagcGCGCTACTACACGCCCAGTGTACGCCCCAGGGTACGCCCAGTACAAATGATGTCACAAAAAATTAAGCAGTTCTCTTGCCTTAGCATAAACGGCATCCTTGTCAATGTAAACTACCTCAAGTCGTCTCACTTCTCTATTCTCTTTCAGCAGATATTCGGGGCGTCCATGAAAGATGCGCAAATTGTCAAATACGAGAATTTGACCCGGACTCAGTTTGACTTCGGTGATGAAGCGAGAATTGTGCGCAAGTTGAACAAAACGACGATATGCGGCATACCAGTCACTGAGACAACTTTTCATTTTGTGAGAAAAGCGATCTCCTCGAACGGAATTTGTCAGAAAGACAGCCTCGATATCGCCGTATCGATCCAATCTAAAATACGTCAATAGTATATTTACTCAAGTATTGAAATTACGTACTTGATTATTGGGCCCCAGTGTTCACAATTGAAGTCAAGGTAGTCGGCCACATCATACTGGAACTGCACCGTGCTTTTGCTGAGAATATCAAAATCACGCGgaaattcttttctcaaGTAAGAAGCGACAGCGAATCCATCGCTGTACCATCCAGCCCCCGCACGAGGACCTGAAAGTTGTTCAATGCAGTGGAACATTTGGTACTAAAACAAATGATCATTATCATCAAAGGTACCATTAGAGTTCTGATTTTAGCACTTCTGGAGAATAGGCCAAGTGAGGAAGATCACCGTGCAATTCAAGACCAATGTTGGTATTGGCAAGGTTGGTATGATTTTGTACTGACTTGACAGTAATAAGATTCCTATAGGGAAAACTAAGTGAACGTTCCAATGCTGATATTAATTTTACCCATAGATGCACGACTTCAGCCAACCAGCTCTCTTTGCCAATTTCAGTAATTGACCGCTTTCACTTGTGGCATTATTGATAACGACCATTCCGTACCTTTCCAGCGTTTTGAGAAATTCAAgcaatttgacgtcgtcattcagAATATCAGTGAAGTCCACAGTATTAGCAGCGTGGCAATCATAATCTGATCTCcaatacgttttttccaGACTCTCAAACGGCGAAACTGCTTTGCTTTCTCGCCTTCCAAAATGACGTGCCAGCCATTCAGAATCGATTTCCGTTTGCTCACCCGTGGACCAATCAACAAAGGCTGCGTCATTGACGATGCGAACTTTGGTAGGAGTGACAGTGCCACTTCGTATGGCGCTTCGAATGGGTTccttcgacgccgtcttgaGAGCGTGCTCTCGCGCGTAAGCGAATGGCAAGCTGTAccgcttctcgtcttcgtt contains:
- the LOC136187124 gene encoding gamma-butyrobetaine dioxygenase-like, with product MLLRFCRAHCSPATRLFSTVSRHTRIVAATLDSDARRLTIQNEDEKRYSLPFAYAREHALKTASKEPIRSAIRSGTVTPTKVRIVNDAAFVDWSTGEQTEIDSEWLARHFGRRESKAVSPFESLEKTYWRSDYDCHAANTVDFTDILNDDVKLLEFLKTLERYGMVVINNATSESGQLLKLAKRAGWLKSCIYGNLITVKSVQNHTNLANTNIGLELHGDLPHLAYSPEYQMFHCIEQLSGPRAGAGWYSDGFAVASYLRKEFPRDFDILSKSTVQFQYDVADYLDFNCEHWGPIIKLDRYGDIEAVFLTNSVRGDRFSHKMKSCLSDWYAAYRRFVQLAHNSRFITEVKLSPGQILVFDNLRIFHGRPEYLLKENREVRRLEVVYIDKDAVYAKARELLNFL
- the LOC136187129 gene encoding probable RNA polymerase II nuclear localization protein SLC7A6OS, with translation MGDFKPLLRVKRRRWEDPAEAFLISAKRRRDDADKSDQAIFRFVATLEEGSEEAANTFVERRSQQLRSQLKLPQTSGIKKKRIEKRAEKQASASLKRYKIVSRQRDVEDDPSDASDLESEAKRLFQLYDIIEEEEDPKKDKKKETRRSEVLEALDPDALLCNSVAMIREKLNVACCIGDQDDSSFVYDLYYPVVDDAVIHLDRDVRIETLDGLECLYSDDEESQNAVDDEDDSNDESNWRNDYPEEENSESDVDEEERFQADSKHKTYEIWKKQTKRELGLTERFSDEDNEDCEEDELAFYSNREEYCYYDQS
- the LOC136187118 gene encoding formimidoyltransferase-cyclodeaminase-like — encoded protein: MAQLVVCAPNFSEGRRQDVISAIGDAMSAQASLIDVNVNEEANRTAYTIVGAPDAVIEALMAGAKVAKQKIDMETHTGTHPRMGALDVCPFKPIKGMSPEGLVLCSRHFGRRLGDEMGVPVYMYEMSATHDYRKTLAQIREGQYEGLAEKIVKPEWKPDYGPACFVPSWGATVAGARPYSVNFNVNLLATKEQANRIALNIREEGRSSTQPGRLKAVKAQGRFHEEQRLVQVAVTIVDTSITSIHEVYEECLKDAKDLRVAVVGSHLEGIVPLGILISAADYYIKKDDLFISDEEQKVKLAIERLGLDSLHKFDPKTRILENIVGQGSCGPILSMQVRKFVESVGGRTYTPGGLTVAATTAALGAALGSMSGWMTFGLKKFQSVETNMRQLIPPLVRSTEELLNLMDASYQETASTATSVSGVDSSEIQVPLQILKSINKCWTSFLDMAKYASIACKPDMQIGAKSLETGAWAAMQMLRASTQDLVNVEQRSKITSEARGELQHCQDMCREVLKILDERV
- the LOC136187133 gene encoding cysteine-rich protein 1-like: MPNCPSCNKAVYFAERVTSLGKDWHRGCLRCGKCKKTLTPGSHAEREGKPYCSNPCYSSLFGPGGFGRGGAESYKY